ttttgttttcctatttgGCCGTTTTCGTTCTGATCTCTAGTACTCGCTCATATATATATTCGACTCCTCCTTTTCGGATACTAATAGCTGCTTCTTCTCTTCACAATCTAATCTTCATTCGATTTTTGCGAAAACCATCGATTAAAAAGGCGgtaattaaaagaaatattttataatataaTAATTCGAATCTAAAACCACTATCCTTCCCGTTAAGTATTCGATTAGCTATCGGTTTGCTTCTGGTACACTCCCCTCTCTCTTCCCCATACATCCCCACCCTCCGCATGTAACTACGCTATTGCTTTCCTAGATATACCCCCAACACGCCAGCCAGGCAGGCACTGTCGGGCCAGACTTTCTACTGAGCTTAAAATTGAATTCCTTTGCCAGCACAATTTGTCAAAGTGCCTATTCCGAGACGTTCTTCTCCTAcactccttccttccttcccaccGCTAAAAGTTAGAATATGCTTAACCGTTACCAAgttcaaatatatttatatattgttATACGCAGCACACGTTTGTTGGAGCGTTAGCTCCAGAGAACTTACGATATTCGGTATAGTGTAGGCACTTAGAGCGTaatgtttcttgttttaaattgttttgctgGTGCATAACCTGACAGTTCACTTCTCAGTCATCGTAATCCaatataaaatcaaaattaataagCTTTTTTACACGAATCAAATCCTTCCTACGATGAGGCATGCcatccatttttcatttcttgacGCGACgttaaaaactaatttaaaaattcaaattaaaataccaAATACTCCAAGCGAGATGCGAGTTCGCGTGTgttttggtaaaataaatattaggAAAAGTATAAAGTAGTTGTGCattaacgaaaaaacaaaaaaaaactgaactaAAAACAGTGCTGCTtacacacagaaacacacacatgcagTGTTGTTGAATTCTTCTATATGGCTTACTTCTTGCATCGCTGaatcacattaaaaaaaaagccaaataTGCCCTTGGGAGAGGTCGTCTTAAAATTCCGCAACTTACAACAATGTCTAAGAAGTTTGTAATCAGTTTGTCGATTGATAAAACTAGGCAATTTTACACCAACTCATCAGTCGCTTACgcagtaagaaaaaaaaataaaggtaTGCAAGGAACAATATATCGCGTAGCCTTCACACCGAACCGAAATAGTCAAGTAGTAAAATAGGCTATACAAAGTGTAGTGCTTGTATAGCTATTATTAAGTCCTTAGGTCTACGCGGTCTACTAGAAATAGTTTtgattatacttttttttggaGGGGGGGCGTAGTACTTGGCGCACACATTCCCACCTCCCCTGTTGGCTTAGGCTTAGGATAAATTAAAAGTTAAATAGGTAATAGAAAAATTTTACactacaacacacacacacacgcgacgTACTTAGGATATTGCTTAATCCTGTTGTGTGTCCTCTTCTGGTTCGGTTGCTTTTTGGCCTGCGTTGCGACTTCGGTAGAGTAAGTGTAGATAAAAACTATGGTACATTCAATATAAGCGTTTGCGCGCTGGATCGCTGAATGTCTCTGAAACACCCTATTATCTCCGGCAGCAATCGGAAGTGTCGTAGCGCACACATTCGATAGATactccctcctcctccgctCCTTCTGCCCAACGGCGACCTGCTGCTACAGCACGAGGTAGTGTTAGCTCTGCACTAATCCCTCCTCCGTCGGTTGTGTTGCGATAGTTTGCGACTGAGTGTGGGTGTGTATTAGCTGCTCCTCAATAATCACTTGTCGACGCCGAGCAGTTTGGCTGCCTCGATGGCGGATGACAGGAGCACCCGGCTGAGGATACCCTGGTCGCTGATGCCGAGCAGCTCACCGATCAGCTCCGATTGATGCTGCTGGCCAACGTTGGGGCCATCACCACCgacgccgccaccgccgcctgCCGACTGGCCCTTGATGTGGCTGTAGAGGTGATAGTAGCGATTCCCGGCATGGCGGAGGGCCGCCGCTGGGATCTCCGCAACGCTGTTGGCGGGATCGTTTTCGCTGTCGTCGTCGCCTTTGGTGgttttgtggttgttgttaACTTTGCCGGTGAAGTGGTGCCGGTGACGGAAGGGTTGGGCCGGAGGCGTAGAAGCAACCGCTGGACTGCTGGACGACCGCCGATACTCGGTTGCGATGCGGTGCTGGCAGTACTCGTAGTACTCGTCGTCCTCGCTGAGATCGGAgccgctgttgttgttgttgttgttgttgttgctgctggcgcTGCTGTGCACGTACTTGTGAGCGCCGGTTCCGGTGCCATTGCTGCCCGCtcgacgctgctgctgctgcggctgcaGGTGGCCGCCTCCACCGGTATGCTTCTTACGGTGACGGAGCATGCTGTGCTTGAGCGTGAACCGGCGGCTGCAGACATCGCACTGGAACGGCCGCTCGCCGGAGTGCGTGCGCATATGGCGTCTCAGGTCTTCCGTCGACCAGAAGCGACGCAAACAGAATGCGCAGATAACCTACGGatggaggggtgggggggagaggggagaaAGAGCAGAAAGAAAGTTGCTGCCGTTAGTTTCCGTCACtgcacgcgcacacacacacacagaagcgGAGGATTGTCCACTACTTCGATGGACACCGGACCCCGCCGCCTGCGCTACTCCCGCTGCAAGTAGTAAGGACTAACCTTAGACCTACCTTCCGATTGGCATAGTCGGGATACTTGCCACCATTGTTGTTATCATTATTGTTACTGATGCTgggattgttgttgttgtgctgcTTGGGCGGCGCCGGGGCCGCCGGCGGCTCGTTGTTGCAGctctcgtcgtcgtccgggGACGCGGTCTGCGCCTCGCTTTCCGTCGAAATGATCGCATCGAGCGACACCTTCGTGACGAGCGTGGCGAACTCGTGCGCGTGCACCTGCTTCATGTGCTCCAGGCAGCTCATCCGGTCGGCGGCGGACACATCGCACAGATGGCACTTGTACGGCAGATCGGGATGGTTCGCCGCAtgctcctcttcctcctcctcctcctcctcgtcgtcgtcgtcgtcatcgtccgcATCCGCTTCCATCTCGTGGTCTTCTGCATCCACGTCGTTGTTCACATCGTGCCCCTGTCGGCTTACTTGTCCGCCTAGCCGACCGTCACCACCTTCTTCCTCATTCTCGTCAGCGTCATCGTTGCCGTCTTCGGCGCCTTCCTTTCCCTTGGAACGTTCCTCTTCTCCGTCCGACTCGTCGGCAAGGTTGGCCGCCGTAACGTCCCCAGTGACACTCCACTGCTGCGGCACACCGCTGTTGTGGTGTGACGGCTTCTGATCTCCTCCGTCCggctcaccaccaccaccagctcccACTTGGCCATCGGAAGCATCGTCACGAAACTCTTCCTTGCCGACGGCTTGCTCCTCCGTCGGCTCGTCTTTGGCTTTGGCATGCTTGATGGTCGACCCGCCGGTGTAGTCGGACTGGGGAGCAGCGTCGGCCGACTGCTTGTTGGCCGACGGTGGGGACCGTCCAGTGGACGCCACCGATTGTCGCCTGCCGACGCCCTTGTCGGCAATCTTCTTGCTCATCGCCTCCGCGACCGCGACCGGAATCGGTTCCGGCTTCGGATCGAGCAGGTCGTCGATCGGCACCGGGATCGAGGTGGCCGTCTGGACGTCGCCGTGCTTGCGCAGCAGATGCCGGTCGCAGTTCGACTTGGTGGTGAAGAGCAGCGTGCACTGGGAGCACTTGAACGGCTTCTGGCCGGTGTGCGTGAGAATGTGGCGCCGCAGCGAGCTCGACCACGGGAACATGCGCTGGCAGTACGGGCAGCTGACGCGGTTCGGGGCCAGGCTGTAGGCggacttcttcttctcctgCTGCTCGCCCGCCACCGCCGACGGGTTCGGGTCGTCCGTGCCGGAGTTGTTGCTCTCCGAGGCGGACCCGGACGCGACCAGACCCTCCTCGTCACTGTGGTCCTGCGCCAGCGGAACCACCTGCACCTCCGGCCTGCTGTGTAAAGAAGAACCTTCGATTAATATACCTCCCGCATTTCactcctccccccctcccctcacgGGAGTCGATCCACTTACCTAAAGTAGCTTTCGAGCGCCGGGTTGTTGGTCGCGTTGTCGACCAGCTTCGCCACCGACACGAGATCGTTGTTGCTTCCACTCTCGTCAGTAGCGCCGCTTTCGTTGTGCCTGCCGCTGCCGGAGGAGCTTTTCCTCGAGGACCCACCATGGCCACCACTGTTGTGGAGCCGCTTGGGCTTGCTCATGGATGCCGGCGTCGGATGCTCGTGTGTTTTCTCCTGCCGCTGCTTCTCGCTGCTGTCCGCGCCAcgatgctgatggtggtggtgctgctgcttctgctcgaGCTGTTGCTTCAGAATGCGGTTGGGGCTATGGTCGACGGCGGCAGGTTCGGTGGAGCCGGTTCCGTTCGGTGTGTGTTGTGTCGAGTCACAGCCTTCCTCGTCGATTACGAGCTGGgcgtcctcttcctcctcctcgtcgtcgtcgtagttgCTGCTCATCGCACCCTCGCCCTTGAGCTGGTGCTTCTGCTCCAAGCCACcctgctcctcctcctcctcctcctcatcatcatcgtggcggtggtggtggcgctgctgctcctgctcgTGTTGATCGTCGGGCGCGTCAGCGAGATGGTTCTTCACCAGCTCGGTTGCCTCCTCGTCGTAGTCGTACGACGGATGGTGGCGAAGGTACTGGTGTGCCGTCTCCTGCTCGTCGTGAAAGTCCTGCTGCAGCCGACGCCGACGCCGACGATGGCGTTGACCGATGAGAGGCGTACCGGCGCCGTAGTGGTGCAGATGCCGATTCTCGCTGCCGTCCAGCTCGGCACCATCCTCGTCCTCGGTGGTGGTTACCTCGTGAATCGGCCGGCGTCTACCATCACCCTGTGATGGACCGGCCGGAATGCTCGGTGGACGCCCGTACTGATTATGGGAAGCTTCCAGCGACGCGCTGctgcgctgctgctgcggatggtggtgatgaCCTCCCCACTGAGCAGCGCCGGCACCAGCACCACCTCCCCCGACGATCATGTTGTGCAGCAACGGGTTCATCTGGCTGGAAACGGCCCCCGCAGCCCCTCCTCCTTTGCCGGACTGCTGAGCCAGGATCGCGTACTTCACCTGCTCGGAGATGGCGGCCGCCGcttggctgctgctgccgctgttgCCGTTCGGGAGGTGCTGCAGTGGCGATGGAGCACCGGCAACACCACCCCCGAAGGCTCCCTGCAGCGCGGCCGCGAGCGACGTGCTGTTGGCCAACGAAACCATGCCCCCACCCGCCGACGATGTTCCACTGCCTCCTCCACTAGAGCCTCCACGACGCATCAGATGATGGCCACCGCGCTGGCGCTGGGACCAGAACTGGGGGTGCTGCTGCTTGATGTGGCGCTCCATGTTCGAGCGGAGGGTAAACCGGGCCGAACAGTGTTCGCAGGCGAACGGGCGCTCGGTGCGGTAGCGGCGCTGCTTCTGCTTCGGCATCAGCACTCCGTTCTTGATGATCATCTTCACCggaccaccaccgccacctccgCCTCCTCCCCCGCCACCGAAGTTAgctgcagccgccgccgccgcagcagcagccgccgccgcagccgccaCGGCCTGTTGCCGGTGgatctgttgctgctgttgcgtcTCCTTCCCATTGCTGCTGCCGTTACCGCCGGCTCCTCCACCGCTTCCGACCGGTGTCGACATGGGGGATAGCGAGGACGGGGTCAGAGTCTTGGGTGGGGTGGCCATTGTTGCCGATGCACCGTGTTCGCCGCCCATATGGTGCTTTCCGCCATTCACCACCGACTCCGGGGATGCGAAGAACGGATTCAGCAGGAGTGGATGCTGgccttgttgttgctgctgctgctgctgttgctgctgttgctggtgttgctgctgctggttgagGCTGGTGTTGCGTCCACCGGCAGCATTGGAGGCCGAGGCGGCAGCGGCGACAGCGGCCGCGGCGGCTAGATTCGGTCCGAGCGCTCCCAGCCCGAAGTCCTTGCCGAGCAGGTCACCAAACACggccgcggccgatccggccAGCATCGAGTTCTGCAGGAAGGGGGCTACCAGCTGCAGCGGGTAGGGCGCTCCCGGTGGCATCGGTGGAAGCGCCGAGTGCAGCTGGTTGTAGAGCTGGTGGTACAGCTGCAGCTGGAAGAGGTTGGCCGAGTTCTTGCTGGCGCCCGCGCCACCACCGAATGCTTCGTCGCTCAGAAGCGGAAACTGCGACAGGTCGGCGGCTGAAGACGACGGtgccgatggtggtggtgcggcgGCGGCTAGCGGTTTCTGCTCTGTACCGATGCCGCTGTCCACCATTGCCCGTCTCCCCCCTTCGTCGTCCTGACTATTGGTGGCACTTTGACGCTGCCGCTGCAGGTCGCCATTTGCAGACGGTTTATTGTTGACACCGCCACTACCGCGACGATGTTCGAACTGACGTCGTACCGCCATCCCACCACCATCGTTCTCGTCGCCGGCGGCCGCCtcaccgtcgtcgtcatcgtcgtcctgCACGTCCTCATCGTCATTGACACCGTAGTCCTCTTCGTCGCCGTCCGTCGACATTGGCGGCTTGGGAGCAGCAGTCAACGACTGCGGCGGCCGAGAGGACTTCTTGCTGAGATCCAGCGCGTCCATGCTCAGATCGATCGGCCGATTGACAACGAGTGCCACCGCTTCCTCCTTCGCCTCCTCATCCTCCCGCTCCTGCTCCACTTGCTCACCACCGTCGAGGTCGTCATCCTCCAGCGGCGCTTTCTTCACCGCCGGGACGTCACCCCGCTTCGTCGGCGGCCGATTGAACGTGGTGGGGGGGCGCTGGTGCATGAggcggcgatgatgatgatgatgatgatgttgatgatgctgTTGTGGTGCTAACGCCCCCTGTCCTCTAGCATGGTCctcatcgtcctcgtcgtcgtggtcCTCCTCCTGTGGCGGGGTCAGCTGGTTGAGCTTCTCCAAACTCTTGACCTGTATCTTAGCCGCCACCGCTGCGGAAgcggccgccgccgtcgcATCGTACGCCCCACCGCCCCGGGGCGGTGTCTGCAGGAACAGGGCGGCGTTGTCGAGCAGGGTGTTGCTGTTGCCGGTGCCGGCCGCCGCCGTCGTGTAGCCGAGGGGAAGCGATGGCAGGAGCAGGTCCTTGAGCGGTGTGCTGCTGCGCTGCTGCCGCGAATCGTCGAAGCCCGACGACGGTACGACCAGCCCGTAGTGGCCGTCGGCCGGTGGGGTGTTGAACAGCTGCAGCTTCTTCATCGGATCGTCGCAGGACGAGTCCTCCGACGGGTGGTAGATGATGGCGCGCTTCACCTCGTCGCGCGTCACGCGCCCGTGCCGGTTGCGCAGGTGCCGCTCGCAGTTGGCCTTGGTGGTGAAGGCGTAGTTGCAGAGCGCACACTCGTACGGCCGGTCGCCGTTGTGCGTGCGCATATGGCGGATCAGCGTCGCCTTGTCGCTGACGACGTATGTGCACATGTTGCACTGGTACGGCCCCGGCCCGGCCGCCGTCACGTGCGTCCGGTTGTGGCCCTTGAGCGCGCGCAGGTTCGGGAAGACGGCCGTGCAGATGCGGCACGGGAACTGGCCGCGCAGCTTCATGCGCCGGAACTCGACGGTGAACGCGTCCTGCGCTTCCTCCGGCTCGTCGCGCGAACCGGTCGAGTGCGCGTACATGTCCAGCTCCTTCGCGTCGACGAGCATCATGCCGGAGAGGGGCGTCTGGCTGCCGCCCCCGCTGTTGCTGCCACCGCCGTCCAGGGGTTGCCGCCCGAACAGCCCGCCCGACGACGCCACATTGATGATCGACTGAATGTCGGCCAGATCTTTGCCGCCATcttgatggtgctgctgcgcGTTgtagtggtggtgatgatgattgcTATACAGCGATGACGAGGTGGTCGTGCCTAGCatgccaccaccgccgccggtcGGTGTGTAGTACAGagagccgccgccgccgccaccataAGTGGGAGACCCGAGCGGCTCCTGCTTCACTCCCTGCAGGGGCGTCACCGGCGACGGGAAGGACTTGTCCAGCGACGAGGGCGTGGTCGGTGCCTCCGACAGCGTCCCCACCGAGCGGTTCTGCAGGTCCAGGTTGGCGAAGAAGTCCTCCCGCCGCAACGGTGCGCCGGCGGTAGCCCGCAGCTCCGGAAGCTGGTGCTCCTGCTCGGGCTGCCGTCGCTGTTGCtggtcggcggcggcggccagGACCGTGGTCGGGCGGTCGTCGCCAGCGGGTTGGCCCGCGTCCTCCGACACCTCGGACGACGCCTCCGAGTCGCTGAGGGAGCGCTTGCGGCGCTTGGCACCCCCCGCCCGGCACCCGGCCGAGTGCATCAGCAGCGTCTTGGAGCACGGGAAGGCGAAGTAGCAGTGCGGGCACTCGTACTTGGGCGTCGTCACCGGCGTCCGGATGCTGCGCTCGCACAGGTTCTTCGCGATCAGCGGGAACTTCTCGCTGGAGAAGTCGACGAAGGTGAGATCGCGGAAGCCGGGCGTGATGTTCTggtagttgttgttgctgcagcGGTGCGCGTTCAGCGCCTTGTGGCTGGCGAACACGTAGTCGCAGTGCCGGCACTTGGCCGGGATGCTCGGGTGCTCCTGGTCGAGGTGCTGCTCGAGCTGCAGCATGCCGGGGAAGTCGTTCCGGTCGCACACCGGGCAGCAGAACCGCTGGCCGCCGCCCTCGCCGCTCTCGCCCTCCACCAgcgtgttgttgttgatcgtGCGCACCTTCCGCGGTTGATGCTGCCGTCCTCCGACGGCGGCCGACACCGCCTTTCGCTTGCCTTCCGCTGCTGCCGAGTAGTAGTCGTCCTTCGACTCATCCACAGCGTCCTCCCTTTCCTGGTGGTGGTTCTCATCGTCCACCTTCTCCTCCGCCCGTCGCtccaggtggtggtggtggtcccgttccctttcctttcgcttccTGCTATGGCGGTTGCTGGCGGCTGCCActgttcctcctcctcctcctgttgctgctggcgtGGAGCCGCTGCCATCGGACGACGATCCGACACCGCCACcggcgccgccgccgccgccaccatcaCTCTCGAAGCTGTCCCGTCCGCTCGACGCCGGGTGCTTGTGGGTGCGCATATGCCGGTGCATGTTCCCGTTGGTGGTGAACGTGAGCGTGCAGTACTTGCAGTTGAATGGCCGCTCACCCGTGTGCACCAGGACGTGGCGATCGAGCGACGAGGCGGACGACAGGACCTTCGAGCAGATCTTGCAGCTGAAGCACGCTGCTCCTCCTGCAGCCcccgccgtcgccgccgccgccgcagccgTCATCTGGCTGGAGGTCGTACCCTCCGATGTCTCGGCGTTGTGCGACCGGATGTGCTCCGTGAAGGCGTGCTGCGTCTGTGAGACTGTCTCGCAGATCGGACACCGatagtgctgctgctgctgatgctgcggaGGAGTCGTCCTCTGTgcctcctcgtcgtcctcctcctgCTCATGCTCCTCGTCATCCCCCTCCGCGTCCTCTTCAGGCTCGTTCTTTTGCTGCTCCCGATAGCGATGAGCCGCTTCCACTTCCTGCTCCCCCGGAACCACCGCCATTGTTGCGGCAGAACCAGCTTCCCCCCGCTGCTGCCGTTGCAGTATCGTCACCATCGACTCCAGCGAGCGCTTCCGGCCGCCACCACGCTGCTGTTGAAGACTTTGGTTGGTTTGGtatttgctgctgttgctactACTGCTAGTATTGTTATTGTTGGCTAGagtattgttgttgttgttgttgttgttgttgttgttgttgttcagcgTCTTCCGGCGTAGTACGTCGTCCACCAGCTGGTGGAGATGGTCCCCGCGCTGCTGCTTGCTTGtcgctcctcctcctcctacaCCAACACTGCTACGActaccacctcctcctcctcctacaCCGCCACTGTTGCCGCTAGCGGGGGAAAGGTCCGCCGTTTGCGATACCTCCGACGATCCCCGCTTCTCCTTCCTGTGGCGCTCTtcttccacctcctcctcctcctcgtcctcttcATCTTCTTGCTGTTGAGAGCagttctcctcctcctcctcggttTCGCTGTGTGACTCCCCGCCGCCCGGCATCTCCGACTTCATCGTGTGGTGCAGCCCAAACGCTTCCGGTTCGGATGGCGGGACGACAACGACGGGCGTGACGACAGCAGATGATGCCCCCACTGTGCCCCCGCTGCCGCTGTCCATGGCTGTCAGTGCGGGAGTGGCGGACACTGATAACTTCTAATGGTTTACCACTGCGTTGACTCCCGTTTTCGTGATCTTAGGAGCTATGACAATTTGAACCCGATATGGCTGGAATGGGAGAGTAGGGAGGAAAGGGGAAATCAATATCATTTAGAACTACATTCTACTAATCATGCAGGAGCGTTTTAGAAAACTTTAATTATTCAGATTGCTGAAACCATCGAAAAGAACCTATTTCGTCCCTTTAGTAGCCAGTCCTTAAACAttagaggtctatgtctccaggttagcttgcgaaggcccaggaagctggattcaatagccgtactggagtaaatcctcgccgaagtgaagaagaagaagaagaagaacctaTTTCGTCACGCCCTAGTAGATGGCTTCGGCTGTACACCCGCGGCTTCGCTATCCCCTCTCCACACATCCTGGACAACTTATCAGGGATTAGTACGTTGTATCAATGGTACAGAGATTACAATCGGTAAAGCGCAAACAGTAGCGAGTACAGGGGAGGTGGTTCAGGCTGGTCGTTCAATGAAATTGGCGCACGAAGGCCCTGTACAAGGCCAACTCTCTACACCCTGTGTAGCACTTTCGTGTGTGACCGATCTAGAGCTATCCTCTTTCTGGGGAGACTTCCAAATCCATGCTCGAGAGTTCGCTTCTCCACCCAGATCTTTTCTGGACTTGGAGTACTATCATTGGCGAAAGGATTTGAACTCCGACGCGATGTACCCGTACGTGTGAGTGGAGTTCGCTGAGAGCTGGCCGTTACTCTCTATCGGCCTTTGTGTTTGCTGCTCTACTTTGAGAAACTGATAAAATGCGCGATTAAGAAGAAGAGGCACGCTCtggtaagaaaaaaagacaTGACGAGGTCACCTATCGATTGCCATCGAGAGACACGACAAGCATCCAACACCGAGGGGGCGTTGAATCTCAGctccggtggtggtgttgtctCCGGCATCTCTTCGCCGGTAGGATGAT
This region of Anopheles coustani chromosome X, idAnoCousDA_361_x.2, whole genome shotgun sequence genomic DNA includes:
- the LOC131268986 gene encoding uncharacterized protein LOC131268986 gives rise to the protein MDSGSGGTVGASSAVVTPVVVVPPSEPEAFGLHHTMKSEMPGGGESHSETEEEEENCSQQQEDEEDEEEEEVEEERHRKEKRGSSEVSQTADLSPASGNSGGVGGGGGGSRSSVGVGGGGATSKQQRGDHLHQLVDDVLRRKTLNNNNNNNNNNNNNTLANNNNTSSSSNSSKYQTNQSLQQQRGGGRKRSLESMVTILQRQQRGEAGSAATMAVVPGEQEVEAAHRYREQQKNEPEEDAEGDDEEHEQEEDDEEAQRTTPPQHQQQQHYRCPICETVSQTQHAFTEHIRSHNAETSEGTTSSQMTAAAAAATAGAAGGAACFSCKICSKVLSSASSLDRHVLVHTGERPFNCKYCTLTFTTNGNMHRHMRTHKHPASSGRDSFESDGGGGGGAGGGVGSSSDGSGSTPAATGGGGGTVAAASNRHSRKRKERERDHHHHLERRAEEKVDDENHHQEREDAVDESKDDYYSAAAEGKRKAVSAAVGGRQHQPRKVRTINNNTLVEGESGEGGGQRFCCPVCDRNDFPGMLQLEQHLDQEHPSIPAKCRHCDYVFASHKALNAHRCSNNNYQNITPGFRDLTFVDFSSEKFPLIAKNLCERSIRTPVTTPKYECPHCYFAFPCSKTLLMHSAGCRAGGAKRRKRSLSDSEASSEVSEDAGQPAGDDRPTTVLAAAADQQQRRQPEQEHQLPELRATAGAPLRREDFFANLDLQNRSVGTLSEAPTTPSSLDKSFPSPVTPLQGVKQEPLGSPTYGGGGGGSLYYTPTGGGGGMLGTTTSSSLYSNHHHHHYNAQQHHQDGGKDLADIQSIINVASSGGLFGRQPLDGGGSNSGGGSQTPLSGMMLVDAKELDMYAHSTGSRDEPEEAQDAFTVEFRRMKLRGQFPCRICTAVFPNLRALKGHNRTHVTAAGPGPYQCNMCTYVVSDKATLIRHMRTHNGDRPYECALCNYAFTTKANCERHLRNRHGRVTRDEVKRAIIYHPSEDSSCDDPMKKLQLFNTPPADGHYGLVVPSSGFDDSRQQRSSTPLKDLLLPSLPLGYTTAAAGTGNSNTLLDNAALFLQTPPRGGGAYDATAAAASAAVAAKIQVKSLEKLNQLTPPQEEDHDDEDDEDHARGQGALAPQQHHQHHHHHHHRRLMHQRPPTTFNRPPTKRGDVPAVKKAPLEDDDLDGGEQVEQEREDEEAKEEAVALVVNRPIDLSMDALDLSKKSSRPPQSLTAAPKPPMSTDGDEEDYGVNDDEDVQDDDDDDGEAAAGDENDGGGMAVRRQFEHRRGSGGVNNKPSANGDLQRQRQSATNSQDDEGGRRAMVDSGIGTEQKPLAAAAPPPSAPSSSAADLSQFPLLSDEAFGGGAGASKNSANLFQLQLYHQLYNQLHSALPPMPPGAPYPLQLVAPFLQNSMLAGSAAAVFGDLLGKDFGLGALGPNLAAAAAVAAAASASNQQQGQHPLLLNPFFASPESVVNGGKHHMGGEHGASATMATPPKTLTPSSLSPMSTPVGSGGGAGGNGSSNGKETQQQQQIHRQQAVAAAAAAAAAAAAAAANFGGGGGGGGGGGGPVKMIIKNGVLMPKQKQRRYRTERPFACEHCSARFTLRSNMERHIKQQHPQFWSQRQRGGHHLMRRGGSSGGGSGTSSAGGGMVSLANSTSLAAALQGAFGGGVAGAPSPLQHLPNGNSGSSSQAAAAISEQVKYAILAQQSGKGGGAAGAVSSQMNPLLHNMIVGGGGAGAGAAQWGGHHHHPQQQRSSASLEASHNQYGRPPSIPAGPSQGDGRRRPIHEVTTTEDEDGAELDGSENRHLHHYGAGTPLIGQRHRRRRRRLQQDFHDEQETAHQYLRHHPSYDYDEEATELEEEEEEQGGLEQKHQLKGEGAMSSNYDDDEEEEEDAQLVIDEEGCDSTQHTPNGTGSTEPAAVDHSPNRILKQQLEQKQQHHHHQHRGADSSEKQRQEKTHEHPTPASMSKPKRLHNSGGHGGSSRKSSSGSGRHNESGATDESGSNNDLVSVAKLVDNATNNPALESYFSRPEVQVVPLAQDHSDEEGLVASGSASESNNSGTDDPNPSAVAGEQQEKKKSAYSLAPNRVSCPYCQRMFPWSSSLRRHILTHTGQKPFKCSQCTLLFTTKSNCDRHLLRKHGDVQTATSIPVPIDDLLDPKPEPIPVAVAEAMSKKIADKGVGRRQSVASTGRSPPSANKQSADAAPQSDYTGGSTIKHAKAKDEPTEEQAVGKEEFRDDASDGQVGAGGGGEPDGGDQKPSHHNSGVPQQWSVTGDVTAANLADESDGEEERSKGKEGAEDGNDDADENEEEGGDGRLGGQEEEEEEEHAANHPDLPYKCHLCDVSAADRMSCLEHMKQVHAHEFATLVTKVSLDAIISTESEAQTASPDDDESCNNEPPAAPAPPKQHNNNNPSISNNNDNNNGGKYPDYANRKVICAFCLRRFWSTEDLRRHMRTHSGERPFQCDVCSRRFTLKHSMLRHRKKHTGGGGHLQPQQQQRRAGSNGTGTGAHKYVHSSASSNNNNNNNNSGSDLSEDDEYYDPAVASTPPAQPFRHRENDPANSVAEIPAAALRHAGNRYYHLYSHIKGQSAGGGGGVGGDGPNVGQQHQSELIGELLGISDQGILSRVLLSSAIEAAKLLGVDK